From a single Falco peregrinus isolate bFalPer1 chromosome 10, bFalPer1.pri, whole genome shotgun sequence genomic region:
- the ZNF644 gene encoding zinc finger protein 644 isoform X1 has protein sequence MDDLEINTEVTGAKEEEEILCGDNFISEEEGGIPKPQESDTSFQKNSTLTLPEELSRDRSEKALSGGQTSLFIHAGAPTVSSENFILSRGTAVNGPVSHSTSTKTSIMNKGSVSLTTGQPVGHHTDSCSTLTVVHDLQLPAKSATQKSNQHQVLFLLPDVAHAKNLTHSIKNLPTSASIGCDSQKSVGNSVDSTLVGQVEVCEDDKNLLVKDDCVDTLTDISSGTGGFTSGCDPSWDPQKEFIQFLMTNEETMEKSPIHCKVGLEKKRKRKMDVSKITRYTEDCFGHTSCIPSKSKLLDVDFLEQNEELQIVEPQKYSLSKVKPESTDEELEAVDAIQQLIYSPTSNCAEDTSPVHTSTFLSNTLKNKCEQNDSESPSTFSTDEPSFYPCTKCNVNFREKKHLHRHMMYHLDGNSHFRHLNVPRPYACRECGRTFRDRNSLLKHMIIHQERRQKLMEEIRELKELQDEGRSARLQCPQCVFGTNCPKTFVQHAKTHEKDKRYYCCEECNFMAVTENELECHRGIAHGAVVKCSIIGSDMSQRKTQKKASLKDPYLGSSKKSSTYVCKMCPFTTSARSILKKHMEYLHPASCIDPFGSHLRLEKRKGSIIEESLDFGSRTKQLIKQSSTFPKNSVLKQDVKRSFGSASQSTSFAKLHKRPYRIQKARKSVSQSSVSVCNLNSTNKTFLIRNSIDQKPKYFHQAAKQKASVKTSSNYLYRHKYENYRMIKKSSDSYPLHLKKEESNSVSSLHLFSSSSSPCNNYFVMDSNNLGCKRAEGCKDRRHVAVKRVVKESKREGSVTGDDLDCYPDFLHKMTVVVLQKLNSAEKKDSYETEDDSSWDNVELCDYTTQSVEDESYSDINQEHVNLFPIFKGKMEDHEAGDKSSLSYEQNDGFYFEYYEDAEGSNFLHDLHDPQNLENVGSALPKHNSVFHWTDLSLEKKSCPYCPATFETGVGLSNHVRGHLHRAGLSYEARHVVSPEQIATSDKMQHFKRTGTGTPVKRVRKAIEKSETTSEHTCQLCGGWFDTKIGLSNHVRGHLKRLGKTKWDAHKSPICVLNEMMQNEEKYEKILKALNSRRIIPRPFVAQKFASNDDFLSQNVIPLEAYHNGLKTEDTSVSASEEEGLNFLNECDETKAVLHDEKKNQSLTLIELLKNKRLGEERNPDISPQKIHNQTARKRFVQKCVLPLNEDSPLMYQPQKMDLTMQSALDCKQKKSRSRSGSKKKMLPLPHSADEVYILRCRFCGLVFRGPLSVQEDWIKHLQRHIVNANLPRTGAGMVEVTSLLKKPASITETSFSLLMAEAAS, from the exons ATGGATGATTTAGAGATAAATACTGAAGTCACTGGTGctaaagaagaagaagaaatcctATGTGGTGATAATTTCATATCTGAGGAAGAAGGTGGCATTCCTAAACCACAAGAGAGCGACACGTCGTTTCAGAAGAACAGTACATTGACTCTGCCTGAGGAGTTATCAAGGGATAGATCTGAAAAAGCCTTAAGCGGAGGCCAGACTTCTCTATTTATACACGCTGGTGCTCCTACTGTTTCTAGCGAAAACTTTATCTTGTCTAGAGGAACTGCTGTTAATGGACCAGTTTCACACTCCACCTCAACTAAGACTTCCATTATGAATAAAGGCAGTGTTTCATTAACCACTGGACAGCCTGTAGGTCATCACACAGATTCCTGCTCAACTTTGACAGTGGTTCATGATCTTCAGCTGCCTGCAAAGAGTGCAACACAGAAATCAAATCAGCaccaagttttatttttgttacctgATGTAGCACATGCTAAGAACCTGACTCATTCCATTAAAAATCTACCTACCTCTGCTTCAATTGGTTGTGATTCACAGAAATCAGTAGGAAATAGTGTAGATAGCACTTTAGTAGGCCAAGTAGAAGTTTGTGAGGATGATAAAAATCTACTAGTAAAAGACGACTGTGTTGATACATTAACAGACATTTCCTCAGGTACAGGTGGTTTCACATCGGGTTGTGATCCCAGCTGGGATCCACAAAAAGAGTTTATACAGTTTCTTATgacaaatgaagaaacaatgGAGAAGTCTCCTATTCACTGTAAAGTAGGCTTAGAAAAAAAGcgaaaaaggaaaatggatgtTAGTAAAATAACACGCTATACTGAAGACTGTTTTGGTCATACCAGTTGTATTCCTAGTAAATCGAAACTATTAGATGTTGACTTCTTAGAGCAGAATGAGGAGTTACAAATAGTAGAACCGCAGAAATATTCATTGAGTAAAGTAAAGCCTGAATCCACAGATGAAGAGCTTGAAGCTGTTGATGCTATCCAGCAGCTCATTTATAGTCCCACTAGTAACTGTGCAGAAGATACTTCTCCTGTTCACACTAGCACTTTTCTTTccaatactttaaaaaacaaatgtgaacAGAATGATTCTGAATCGCCATCTACTTTCAGTACTGATGAACCATCATTTTATCCCTGTACAAAGTGCAATGTGAATTTTAGGGAGAAGAAACATCTGCATAGGCATATGATGTACCATTTAGATGGGAACAGTCATTTCCGACATCTCAATGTCCCCAGGCCCTATGCATGTAGGGAATGTGGAAGGACATTTCGAGATCGTAATTCACTTCTTAAACATATGATAATTCACcaggaaagaaggcagaaactGATGGAAGAAATCCGTGAGCTGAAAGAGCTTCAGGATGAGGGTAGGAGCGCACGGTTACAGTGTCCACAGTGTGTATTTGGTACCAATTGTCCCAAAACGTTTGTGCAGCATGCAAAGACCcatgaaaaagataaaagatatTATTGCTGTGAGGAATGCAATTTCATGGCTGTGACAGAAAATGAACTGGAATGCCATCGAGGGATCGCTCATGGAGCAGTAGTCAAATGTTCCATTATCGGTAGCGATATGTCccagaggaaaacacagaaaaaggcatccttGAAAGATCCATATTTGGGATCCTCAAAAAAATCATCAACGTATGTGTGTAAGATGTGTCCATTTACTACTTCAGctagaagcattttaaaaaaacacatggaaTATTTGCACCCAGCATCGTGCATTGATCCCTTTGGTAGCCATCTTAgactagaaaaaagaaaaggaagcataaTAGAAGAATCTTTAGATTTTGGTAGCAGGACAAAACAGTTGATCAAACAATCTTCTACTTTTCCAAAGAactctgttttaaaacaggatGTAAAAAGATCATTTGGCTCTGCTTCACAGTCCACTAGCTTCGCAAAACTTCACAAGAGACCCTACAGGATACAGAAGGCTCGGAAAAGCGTTTCACAGTCATCTGTAAGTGTGTGCAATCTAAATTCTACAAACAAGACCTTTTTGATTAGAAATAGCATTGACCAGAAACCTAAATATTTTCatcaagcagcaaagcagaaagctaGTGTCAAAACGAGCAGTAATTATTTATATAGACACAAATACGAAAACTACAGGATGATTAAAAAATCTAGTGACTCTTAtcctttgcatttaaaaaaggaagagtcCAACTCTGTCAGttctttacatttattttcttcatcaaGTAGTCCCTGTAATAATTATTTTGTCATGGATTCAAATAATCTTGGTTGCAAAAGGGCAGAAGGCTGTAAAGATCGTAGGCATGTAGCTGTAAAAAGAGTGGTTAAAGAATCCAAGAGGGAAGGCTCTGTTACAGGAGATGATTTGGATTGCTATCCAGATTTTCTGCATAAAATGACTGTTGTTGTTTTACAGAAACTTaactctgctgaaaaaaaagacagctatGAAACGGAGGATGACAGTTCATGGGATAATGTTGAACTATGTGATTACACTACACAGTCTGTGGAGGATGAATCTTACAGTGATATTAATCAGGAGCATGTAAACCTATTCCCCATATTCAAAGGTAAAATGGAAGATCATGAAGCTGGTGATAAATCTTCACTTAGTTATGAGCAGAATGATGGCTTTTATTTTGAGTATTATGAAGATGCTGAGGGTAGTAACTTCCTGCATGATTTGCATGATCCTCAGAATTTAGAAAATGTAGGATCAGCATTGCCAAAGCATAATTCAGTTTTCCACTGGACGGATTTGTCGCTTGAAAAGAAGTCCTGTCCGTACTGTCCAGCAACCTTCGAAACAGGTGTTGGACTGTCCAATCATGTCAGAGGACATCTTCACAGAGCCGGACTGAGCTATGAAGCCCGTCATGTTGTTTCACCAGAACAGATAGCAACAAGTGacaaaatgcaacattttaaaagaactggAACAGGAACGCCTGTTAAACGTGTTAGAAAAG cGATCGAGAAATCTGAAACAACTTCTGAGCATACATGTCAGCTCTGTGGAGGCTGGTTTGATACTAAAATTGGATTGTCTAATCATGTGCGAGGACACCTGAAAAGGCTTGGTAAAACCAAGTGGGACGCACACAAGTCTCCGATCTGTGTTCTGAATGAGATGATGCAAAATGAAGAGAAGTATGAAAAAATCCTAAAGGCTTTGAACAGTCGCCGCATTATTCCCAGACCGTTTGTTGCTCAGAAATTTGCATCAAATGATGACTTTTTATCTCAGAATGTTATACCTCTTGAAGCATACCATAATGGCCTAAAGACTGAAGATACATCTGTGTCTGCATCGGAGGAAGAAGGGCTGAATTTCCTAAATGAATGTgatgaaacaaaagcagtactacatgatgaaaaaaaaaatcagtcactTACACTGATAGAACTCCTGAAAAATAAGAGGttaggagaagaaagaaatcctgATATTTCTCCACAAAAGATTCATAATCAAACTGCAAGAAAGAGGTTTGTTCAGAAATGTGTTCTTCCATTAAATGAAGACAGTCCATTGATGTATCAGCCACAAAAAATGGACTTGACTATGCAGTCAG CTTTAGACTGTAAGCAAAAGAAGTCAAGGTCAAGATCcggaagcaagaaaaaaatgctgcctttACCTCATAGTGCTGACGAAGTTTACATACTCAGATGCAG GTTTTGTGGTCTGGTCTTTCGAGGACCTTTGTCTGTTCAAGAAGACTGGATAAAGCACTTGCAGCGACACATTGTCAACGCAAATCTTCCACGGACTGGAGCTGGCATGGTTGAAGTCACATCACTACTTAAAAAGCCTGCTTCAATTActgaaacttcattttctttactgaTGGCAGAAGCAGCATCATAG
- the ZNF644 gene encoding zinc finger protein 644 isoform X5 has translation MDDLEINTEVTGAKEEEEILCGDNFISEEEGGIPKPQESDTSFQKNSTLTLPEELSRDRSEKALSGGQTSLFIHAGAPTVSSENFILSRGTAVNGPVSHSTSTKTSIMNKGSVSLTTGQPVGHHTDSCSTLTVVHDLQLPAKSATQKSNQHQVLFLLPDVAHAKNLTHSIKNLPTSASIGCDSQKSVGNSVDSTLVGQVEVCEDDKNLLVKDDCVDTLTDISSGTGGFTSGCDPSWDPQKEFIQFLMTNEETMEKSPIHCKVGLEKKRKRKMDVSKITRYTEDCFGHTSCIPSKSKLLDVDFLEQNEELQIVEPQKYSLSKVKPESTDEELEAVDAIQQLIYSPTSNCAEDTSPVHTSTFLSNTLKNKCEQNDSESPSTFSTDEPSFYPCTKCNVNFREKKHLHRHMMYHLDGNSHFRHLNVPRPYACRECGRTFRDRNSLLKHMIIHQERRQKLMEEIRELKELQDEGRSARLQCPQCVFGTNCPKTFVQHAKTHEKDKRYYCCEECNFMAVTENELECHRGIAHGAVVKCSIIGSDMSQRKTQKKASLKDPYLGSSKKSSTYVCKMCPFTTSARSILKKHMEYLHPASCIDPFGSHLRLEKRKGSIIEESLDFGSRTKQLIKQSSTFPKNSVLKQDVKRSFGSASQSTSFAKLHKRPYRIQKARKSVSQSSKLNSAEKKDSYETEDDSSWDNVELCDYTTQSVEDESYSDINQEHVNLFPIFKGKMEDHEAGDKSSLSYEQNDGFYFEYYEDAEGSNFLHDLHDPQNLENVGSALPKHNSVFHWTDLSLEKKSCPYCPATFETGVGLSNHVRGHLHRAGLSYEARHVVSPEQIATSDKMQHFKRTGTGTPVKRVRKAIEKSETTSEHTCQLCGGWFDTKIGLSNHVRGHLKRLGKTKWDAHKSPICVLNEMMQNEEKYEKILKALNSRRIIPRPFVAQKFASNDDFLSQNVIPLEAYHNGLKTEDTSVSASEEEGLNFLNECDETKAVLHDEKKNQSLTLIELLKNKRLGEERNPDISPQKIHNQTARKRFVQKCVLPLNEDSPLMYQPQKMDLTMQSALDCKQKKSRSRSGSKKKMLPLPHSADEVYILRCRFCGLVFRGPLSVQEDWIKHLQRHIVNANLPRTGAGMVEVTSLLKKPASITETSFSLLMAEAAS, from the exons ATGGATGATTTAGAGATAAATACTGAAGTCACTGGTGctaaagaagaagaagaaatcctATGTGGTGATAATTTCATATCTGAGGAAGAAGGTGGCATTCCTAAACCACAAGAGAGCGACACGTCGTTTCAGAAGAACAGTACATTGACTCTGCCTGAGGAGTTATCAAGGGATAGATCTGAAAAAGCCTTAAGCGGAGGCCAGACTTCTCTATTTATACACGCTGGTGCTCCTACTGTTTCTAGCGAAAACTTTATCTTGTCTAGAGGAACTGCTGTTAATGGACCAGTTTCACACTCCACCTCAACTAAGACTTCCATTATGAATAAAGGCAGTGTTTCATTAACCACTGGACAGCCTGTAGGTCATCACACAGATTCCTGCTCAACTTTGACAGTGGTTCATGATCTTCAGCTGCCTGCAAAGAGTGCAACACAGAAATCAAATCAGCaccaagttttatttttgttacctgATGTAGCACATGCTAAGAACCTGACTCATTCCATTAAAAATCTACCTACCTCTGCTTCAATTGGTTGTGATTCACAGAAATCAGTAGGAAATAGTGTAGATAGCACTTTAGTAGGCCAAGTAGAAGTTTGTGAGGATGATAAAAATCTACTAGTAAAAGACGACTGTGTTGATACATTAACAGACATTTCCTCAGGTACAGGTGGTTTCACATCGGGTTGTGATCCCAGCTGGGATCCACAAAAAGAGTTTATACAGTTTCTTATgacaaatgaagaaacaatgGAGAAGTCTCCTATTCACTGTAAAGTAGGCTTAGAAAAAAAGcgaaaaaggaaaatggatgtTAGTAAAATAACACGCTATACTGAAGACTGTTTTGGTCATACCAGTTGTATTCCTAGTAAATCGAAACTATTAGATGTTGACTTCTTAGAGCAGAATGAGGAGTTACAAATAGTAGAACCGCAGAAATATTCATTGAGTAAAGTAAAGCCTGAATCCACAGATGAAGAGCTTGAAGCTGTTGATGCTATCCAGCAGCTCATTTATAGTCCCACTAGTAACTGTGCAGAAGATACTTCTCCTGTTCACACTAGCACTTTTCTTTccaatactttaaaaaacaaatgtgaacAGAATGATTCTGAATCGCCATCTACTTTCAGTACTGATGAACCATCATTTTATCCCTGTACAAAGTGCAATGTGAATTTTAGGGAGAAGAAACATCTGCATAGGCATATGATGTACCATTTAGATGGGAACAGTCATTTCCGACATCTCAATGTCCCCAGGCCCTATGCATGTAGGGAATGTGGAAGGACATTTCGAGATCGTAATTCACTTCTTAAACATATGATAATTCACcaggaaagaaggcagaaactGATGGAAGAAATCCGTGAGCTGAAAGAGCTTCAGGATGAGGGTAGGAGCGCACGGTTACAGTGTCCACAGTGTGTATTTGGTACCAATTGTCCCAAAACGTTTGTGCAGCATGCAAAGACCcatgaaaaagataaaagatatTATTGCTGTGAGGAATGCAATTTCATGGCTGTGACAGAAAATGAACTGGAATGCCATCGAGGGATCGCTCATGGAGCAGTAGTCAAATGTTCCATTATCGGTAGCGATATGTCccagaggaaaacacagaaaaaggcatccttGAAAGATCCATATTTGGGATCCTCAAAAAAATCATCAACGTATGTGTGTAAGATGTGTCCATTTACTACTTCAGctagaagcattttaaaaaaacacatggaaTATTTGCACCCAGCATCGTGCATTGATCCCTTTGGTAGCCATCTTAgactagaaaaaagaaaaggaagcataaTAGAAGAATCTTTAGATTTTGGTAGCAGGACAAAACAGTTGATCAAACAATCTTCTACTTTTCCAAAGAactctgttttaaaacaggatGTAAAAAGATCATTTGGCTCTGCTTCACAGTCCACTAGCTTCGCAAAACTTCACAAGAGACCCTACAGGATACAGAAGGCTCGGAAAAGCGTTTCACAGTCATCT AAACTTaactctgctgaaaaaaaagacagctatGAAACGGAGGATGACAGTTCATGGGATAATGTTGAACTATGTGATTACACTACACAGTCTGTGGAGGATGAATCTTACAGTGATATTAATCAGGAGCATGTAAACCTATTCCCCATATTCAAAGGTAAAATGGAAGATCATGAAGCTGGTGATAAATCTTCACTTAGTTATGAGCAGAATGATGGCTTTTATTTTGAGTATTATGAAGATGCTGAGGGTAGTAACTTCCTGCATGATTTGCATGATCCTCAGAATTTAGAAAATGTAGGATCAGCATTGCCAAAGCATAATTCAGTTTTCCACTGGACGGATTTGTCGCTTGAAAAGAAGTCCTGTCCGTACTGTCCAGCAACCTTCGAAACAGGTGTTGGACTGTCCAATCATGTCAGAGGACATCTTCACAGAGCCGGACTGAGCTATGAAGCCCGTCATGTTGTTTCACCAGAACAGATAGCAACAAGTGacaaaatgcaacattttaaaagaactggAACAGGAACGCCTGTTAAACGTGTTAGAAAAG cGATCGAGAAATCTGAAACAACTTCTGAGCATACATGTCAGCTCTGTGGAGGCTGGTTTGATACTAAAATTGGATTGTCTAATCATGTGCGAGGACACCTGAAAAGGCTTGGTAAAACCAAGTGGGACGCACACAAGTCTCCGATCTGTGTTCTGAATGAGATGATGCAAAATGAAGAGAAGTATGAAAAAATCCTAAAGGCTTTGAACAGTCGCCGCATTATTCCCAGACCGTTTGTTGCTCAGAAATTTGCATCAAATGATGACTTTTTATCTCAGAATGTTATACCTCTTGAAGCATACCATAATGGCCTAAAGACTGAAGATACATCTGTGTCTGCATCGGAGGAAGAAGGGCTGAATTTCCTAAATGAATGTgatgaaacaaaagcagtactacatgatgaaaaaaaaaatcagtcactTACACTGATAGAACTCCTGAAAAATAAGAGGttaggagaagaaagaaatcctgATATTTCTCCACAAAAGATTCATAATCAAACTGCAAGAAAGAGGTTTGTTCAGAAATGTGTTCTTCCATTAAATGAAGACAGTCCATTGATGTATCAGCCACAAAAAATGGACTTGACTATGCAGTCAG CTTTAGACTGTAAGCAAAAGAAGTCAAGGTCAAGATCcggaagcaagaaaaaaatgctgcctttACCTCATAGTGCTGACGAAGTTTACATACTCAGATGCAG GTTTTGTGGTCTGGTCTTTCGAGGACCTTTGTCTGTTCAAGAAGACTGGATAAAGCACTTGCAGCGACACATTGTCAACGCAAATCTTCCACGGACTGGAGCTGGCATGGTTGAAGTCACATCACTACTTAAAAAGCCTGCTTCAATTActgaaacttcattttctttactgaTGGCAGAAGCAGCATCATAG
- the ZNF644 gene encoding zinc finger protein 644 isoform X4: MDDLEINTEVTGAKEEEEILCGDNFISEEEGGIPKPQESDTSFQKNSTLTLPEELSRDRSEKALSGGQTSLFIHAGAPTVSSENFILSRGTAVNGPVSHSTSTKTSIMNKGSVSLTTGQPVGHHTDSCSTLTVVHDLQLPAKSATQKSNQHQVLFLLPDVAHAKNLTHSIKNLPTSASIGCDSQKSVGNSVDSTLVGQVEVCEDDKNLLVKDDCVDTLTDISSGTGGFTSGCDPSWDPQKEFIQFLMTNEETMEKSPIHCKVGLEKKRKRKMDVSKITRYTEDCFGHTSCIPSKSKLLDVDFLEQNEELQIVEPQKYSLSKVKPESTDEELEAVDAIQQLIYSPTSNCAEDTSPVHTSTFLSNTLKNKCEQNDSESPSTFSTDEPSFYPCTKCNVNFREKKHLHRHMMYHLDGNSHFRHLNVPRPYACRECGRTFRDRNSLLKHMIIHQERRQKLMEEIRELKELQDEGRSARLQCPQCVFGTNCPKTFVQHAKTHEKDKRYYCCEECNFMAVTENELECHRGIAHGAVVKCSIIGSDMSQRKTQKKASLKDPYLGSSKKSSTYVCKMCPFTTSARSILKKHMEYLHPASCIDPFGSHLRLEKRKGSIIEESLDFGSRTKQLIKQSSTFPKNSVLKQDVKRSFGSASQSTSFAKLHKRPYRIQKARKSVSQSSKLNSAEKKDSYETEDDSSWDNVELCDYTTQSVEDESYSDINQEHVNLFPIFKGKMEDHEAGDKSSLSYEQNDGFYFEYYEDAEGSNFLHDLHDPQNLENVGSALPKHNSVFHWTDLSLEKKSCPYCPATFETGVGLSNHVRGHLHRAGLSYEARHVVSPEQIATSDKMQHFKRTGTGTPVKRVRKAIEKSETTSEHTCQLCGGWFDTKIGLSNHVRGHLKRLGKTKWDAHKSPICVLNEMMQNEEKYEKILKALNSRRIIPRPFVAQKFASNDDFLSQNVIPLEAYHNGLKTEDTSVSASEEEGLNFLNECDETKAVLHDEKKNQSLTLIELLKNKRLGEERNPDISPQKIHNQTARKRFVQKCVLPLNEDSPLMYQPQKMDLTMQSGMPVKLRTCVHCNTTFTSAVSLSNHLRAYARKKSAGLLTGTALDCKQKKSRSRSGSKKKMLPLPHSADEVYILRCRFCGLVFRGPLSVQEDWIKHLQRHIVNANLPRTGAGMVEVTSLLKKPASITETSFSLLMAEAAS, from the exons ATGGATGATTTAGAGATAAATACTGAAGTCACTGGTGctaaagaagaagaagaaatcctATGTGGTGATAATTTCATATCTGAGGAAGAAGGTGGCATTCCTAAACCACAAGAGAGCGACACGTCGTTTCAGAAGAACAGTACATTGACTCTGCCTGAGGAGTTATCAAGGGATAGATCTGAAAAAGCCTTAAGCGGAGGCCAGACTTCTCTATTTATACACGCTGGTGCTCCTACTGTTTCTAGCGAAAACTTTATCTTGTCTAGAGGAACTGCTGTTAATGGACCAGTTTCACACTCCACCTCAACTAAGACTTCCATTATGAATAAAGGCAGTGTTTCATTAACCACTGGACAGCCTGTAGGTCATCACACAGATTCCTGCTCAACTTTGACAGTGGTTCATGATCTTCAGCTGCCTGCAAAGAGTGCAACACAGAAATCAAATCAGCaccaagttttatttttgttacctgATGTAGCACATGCTAAGAACCTGACTCATTCCATTAAAAATCTACCTACCTCTGCTTCAATTGGTTGTGATTCACAGAAATCAGTAGGAAATAGTGTAGATAGCACTTTAGTAGGCCAAGTAGAAGTTTGTGAGGATGATAAAAATCTACTAGTAAAAGACGACTGTGTTGATACATTAACAGACATTTCCTCAGGTACAGGTGGTTTCACATCGGGTTGTGATCCCAGCTGGGATCCACAAAAAGAGTTTATACAGTTTCTTATgacaaatgaagaaacaatgGAGAAGTCTCCTATTCACTGTAAAGTAGGCTTAGAAAAAAAGcgaaaaaggaaaatggatgtTAGTAAAATAACACGCTATACTGAAGACTGTTTTGGTCATACCAGTTGTATTCCTAGTAAATCGAAACTATTAGATGTTGACTTCTTAGAGCAGAATGAGGAGTTACAAATAGTAGAACCGCAGAAATATTCATTGAGTAAAGTAAAGCCTGAATCCACAGATGAAGAGCTTGAAGCTGTTGATGCTATCCAGCAGCTCATTTATAGTCCCACTAGTAACTGTGCAGAAGATACTTCTCCTGTTCACACTAGCACTTTTCTTTccaatactttaaaaaacaaatgtgaacAGAATGATTCTGAATCGCCATCTACTTTCAGTACTGATGAACCATCATTTTATCCCTGTACAAAGTGCAATGTGAATTTTAGGGAGAAGAAACATCTGCATAGGCATATGATGTACCATTTAGATGGGAACAGTCATTTCCGACATCTCAATGTCCCCAGGCCCTATGCATGTAGGGAATGTGGAAGGACATTTCGAGATCGTAATTCACTTCTTAAACATATGATAATTCACcaggaaagaaggcagaaactGATGGAAGAAATCCGTGAGCTGAAAGAGCTTCAGGATGAGGGTAGGAGCGCACGGTTACAGTGTCCACAGTGTGTATTTGGTACCAATTGTCCCAAAACGTTTGTGCAGCATGCAAAGACCcatgaaaaagataaaagatatTATTGCTGTGAGGAATGCAATTTCATGGCTGTGACAGAAAATGAACTGGAATGCCATCGAGGGATCGCTCATGGAGCAGTAGTCAAATGTTCCATTATCGGTAGCGATATGTCccagaggaaaacacagaaaaaggcatccttGAAAGATCCATATTTGGGATCCTCAAAAAAATCATCAACGTATGTGTGTAAGATGTGTCCATTTACTACTTCAGctagaagcattttaaaaaaacacatggaaTATTTGCACCCAGCATCGTGCATTGATCCCTTTGGTAGCCATCTTAgactagaaaaaagaaaaggaagcataaTAGAAGAATCTTTAGATTTTGGTAGCAGGACAAAACAGTTGATCAAACAATCTTCTACTTTTCCAAAGAactctgttttaaaacaggatGTAAAAAGATCATTTGGCTCTGCTTCACAGTCCACTAGCTTCGCAAAACTTCACAAGAGACCCTACAGGATACAGAAGGCTCGGAAAAGCGTTTCACAGTCATCT AAACTTaactctgctgaaaaaaaagacagctatGAAACGGAGGATGACAGTTCATGGGATAATGTTGAACTATGTGATTACACTACACAGTCTGTGGAGGATGAATCTTACAGTGATATTAATCAGGAGCATGTAAACCTATTCCCCATATTCAAAGGTAAAATGGAAGATCATGAAGCTGGTGATAAATCTTCACTTAGTTATGAGCAGAATGATGGCTTTTATTTTGAGTATTATGAAGATGCTGAGGGTAGTAACTTCCTGCATGATTTGCATGATCCTCAGAATTTAGAAAATGTAGGATCAGCATTGCCAAAGCATAATTCAGTTTTCCACTGGACGGATTTGTCGCTTGAAAAGAAGTCCTGTCCGTACTGTCCAGCAACCTTCGAAACAGGTGTTGGACTGTCCAATCATGTCAGAGGACATCTTCACAGAGCCGGACTGAGCTATGAAGCCCGTCATGTTGTTTCACCAGAACAGATAGCAACAAGTGacaaaatgcaacattttaaaagaactggAACAGGAACGCCTGTTAAACGTGTTAGAAAAG cGATCGAGAAATCTGAAACAACTTCTGAGCATACATGTCAGCTCTGTGGAGGCTGGTTTGATACTAAAATTGGATTGTCTAATCATGTGCGAGGACACCTGAAAAGGCTTGGTAAAACCAAGTGGGACGCACACAAGTCTCCGATCTGTGTTCTGAATGAGATGATGCAAAATGAAGAGAAGTATGAAAAAATCCTAAAGGCTTTGAACAGTCGCCGCATTATTCCCAGACCGTTTGTTGCTCAGAAATTTGCATCAAATGATGACTTTTTATCTCAGAATGTTATACCTCTTGAAGCATACCATAATGGCCTAAAGACTGAAGATACATCTGTGTCTGCATCGGAGGAAGAAGGGCTGAATTTCCTAAATGAATGTgatgaaacaaaagcagtactacatgatgaaaaaaaaaatcagtcactTACACTGATAGAACTCCTGAAAAATAAGAGGttaggagaagaaagaaatcctgATATTTCTCCACAAAAGATTCATAATCAAACTGCAAGAAAGAGGTTTGTTCAGAAATGTGTTCTTCCATTAAATGAAGACAGTCCATTGATGTATCAGCCACAAAAAATGGACTTGACTATGCAGTCAG GTATGCCTGTGAAGCTTAGAACGTGTGTGCATTGCAATACGACGTTTACAAGTGCTGTTAGCCTGTCCAACCACTTACGCGCTTATGCACGAAAGAAGAGTGCTGGACTTTTGACTGGGACAG CTTTAGACTGTAAGCAAAAGAAGTCAAGGTCAAGATCcggaagcaagaaaaaaatgctgcctttACCTCATAGTGCTGACGAAGTTTACATACTCAGATGCAG GTTTTGTGGTCTGGTCTTTCGAGGACCTTTGTCTGTTCAAGAAGACTGGATAAAGCACTTGCAGCGACACATTGTCAACGCAAATCTTCCACGGACTGGAGCTGGCATGGTTGAAGTCACATCACTACTTAAAAAGCCTGCTTCAATTActgaaacttcattttctttactgaTGGCAGAAGCAGCATCATAG